CATAGCGGCGCCGCGAGGCTCGCGGCGAATGCGACGACGAAGATCACGAAGCTCCAGTAGCCGAGGCGCTGCTGGCGAAAGCGCTGCCAGACCCGGCGCGCGGGCGACGGCGACACGCGCGCGCGCGCCGCGTCGATGCGGGACGACACGACGGCCCGGTTCATCGCGCACCTCGCCCGGCGAGCGCGGACAGGCGGACGGGCGCGCCGGCAAGCGGCGTGCTGGCGGACGGTTTCATGTCAGCGCTCCAGATTGTCGAATTGAATGCGCGGGTCGACCCATACGTAGCAGAGGTCGGAAATCAGCTTGGTCGCGAGCCCGATCAGCGTGAACAGGTACAGCGTGCCGAGCACGACCGGATAGTCGCGCCGCACGACCGACTCGTACGACAGCAGCCCGAGGCCGTCGAGCGAGAACAGCGTCTCGATCAGCAGGCTACCCGTGAAGAATGCGCCGATGAACGCGGCCGGAAACCCGACGATCAGCGGCAGCATCGCGTTGCGGAACACGTGCTTCCACAGCACTGTGCGTTCGGCGAGGCCTTTCGCACGCGCGGTCAGCACGTATTGCTTGCGGATCTCGTCGAGGAACGCGTTCTTCGTCAGCATCGTGACGACCGCGAAACTGCCGACGACCGAGGCGGTAATCGGCAGCGCGATGTGCCACAGATAGTCGAGCACCTTGCCGGCGAGCGACAGCTGCGCGAAGTTGTCCGACGTAAGCCCGCGCAGCGGGAACAACTGCCAGAACGAGCCGCCGCCGAACAGCACGAGCAGCAGCACGCCGAGCACGAAGCCCGGAATCGCATAGCCGATCAGCACGACGAGGCTCGTCGCGACGTCGAACGGCGAGCCGTTGCGCACGGCCTTCGCGATGCCGAGCGGCACGGAGATCAGATAGGTGACGAAAAACGTCCACAGCCCGATGCTGATCGACACCGGCAGCTTCTGCACGATCAGCGACCACACGCTCTGATGGCGAAAGTAGCTGTCGCCGAGGTCGAAGCGCGCGAAGCGCTTCAGCATCAGCCAGTAACGTTCGAGCGGCGGCTTGTCGAAGCCGTACAGCGCCTTGAGCTGCGCGAGCTGCTGCGCGTCGACACCCGTATGCGCACGCATCCCGAACGGCGTCGCGCCCTGCTCGGTTGCGCCCTTGCGCAGTTCCTGCACGGCCTGTTCGACCGGGCCGCCCGGCACGAACTGGATCACCGCGAACGTGAGCGTGAGCACGCCGACGAGCGTCGGGATCATCAGCAGCAGGCGTTTGAGGATGTAGCTCCACATAGGGCGTCGACTCGCGATCGATAGGCTGGGTTGAACGAAGGGCCGGCAGGCTTCAGTGATCGGGCTTGGCCCACCACGTCGACACGACCCAGCCCTCGGCCGAATAGTACAGCGGCAGCGTCTGCGGATAGCCGAGCGTGCGCTTGTACGCGATCCGGTGCGTCGTGCTGTACCACTGCGGAACCGCGTAATACCCGTGCATCAGCACGCGATCGAGCGCGTGCGTCGCGTCGAGCAGGTCGTCGCGCGTCTGCGCGGTGCCGAGCGCATGCAGCAGCGTGTCGACGGCCGGCGACTTCAGGCCGATGATGTTGTCGGAGCCCGGTTCGTCGGCGAATTTGCTGGCGTAGCGGGAGAACTGCTCGGCGCCCGGCACCTGCACGCCCGGCAGGCGGACCGTCGTCATGTCGTAGTCGAACGCGTCGAGCCGCTTCTGCAGCAGCGCGTAATCGGCCGTGCGAAAGCGTGCGTCGATGCCGAGCTTCGCGAGATTGCGCTGATAGGCGGTCACGACGCCTTCCATCGCCGCGCCCGAATCGTCGAGGATCTCGAACGTGAACGGCTCGCCCTGCGCGTTGCGCAATGCGCCGTCGCGGTAGGTCCAGCCGGCCTGCGCGAGCAGCGCGCGCGCCTTCAGCAGATTCGCGCGCAGCGAGCCCGGCGGGTTCGTGTTCGGCTGCGTGACCATCGGCCCGAACACGGCCGGGTCGAGTTGCGCGCGCAACGGCTCCAGCAGTTTCAGCTCGCCCGGGCCCGGCGTGCCGGTCGCCTGCAGGTCGGTATCGGCGAAATAGCTGTCGAGACGCGTATACGCGCTATAGAACAGCTGGCGGTTCAGCCATTCGAAGTCGAACGCGAGATCGAGCGCCTGACGCACGCGCACGTCGCGAAACTGCGGCCGGCGCAGGTTCATGAAGAAACCCTGCATGCCCGCGCCGTTGTGCTGGCGGAATTCGCGCTTGACGAGCTCGCCGCTGTCGAAGCGCTTGCCGACGTCGCGCCGCGTCCAGTTGCGCGCGATGTATTCGACCAGCACATCGTACTCGCCGGCCTTGAATGCCTCGAGTCGCGCGACGCCGTCGCCGTATAGCTTGTAGACGATCCGCTCGAAGTTGTCGGTGCCGATGCGCACCGGCAGATCGGCGCCCCAGTACGCAGGATTGCGCCGATACGTGATGGTGCGGCCATTGTCGTAGCGCTCGATCAGGTACGGGCCGCTGCCGATCGGCTGCTCGAACGCGAGCTGGTCGAAGGGAATCCGCGACCCGTCCGCGCGCAGCCCCCACTTGCGCGAGAACACCGGCACGCCGCCGGCAATCAACGGCAGCTCGCGGTTCGCGCTGCGGAATTCGAAACGCACGGTCGCGGGATCGACCACCACGGCCTTCGCGATTTCAGCGAAATACGCGCCGAACTGTGGTGCGGCGAGCTTGCTCTTCAGCGTGTCGAACGAAAACCTGACGTCCTCGGCCGTGACCGGGTCGCCGTTCGAAAAGCGCGCGCGCGGGTTCAGGTGGAACGTGACCGAGCGGCGGTCCGGCGCGACCGCTATGTCGTCGGCGAGCAGCCCGTACGCGGATGCCGGCTCGTCCATGCTGCCGGTCGCAAGGCTCTCGAACAGCAAGTCGATGCCCGGCGCGGGGTTGCCGCGCATCGTGAACGGATTGAACTTGTCGAACGACGTCAGCCGGTTCGGGTTCGCGAGCACGAGCGTGCCGCCCTTCGGCGCGTCCGGGTTCACGTAGTCGAAGTGCTTGAAGCCCGGCGGATATTTCGGCTCGCCGTACTGCGCGATCGCATGGGCCGCATGCGCGGCCGTCGCGGCGAGTATCGCCTGTATTGCCCATGCTGCCGCCGTGCGGCCGGCGGCCCGTACTGCACGCGCGGTGGCGGCCCGGGGCGAACCCTTCGTCATAGAGGCCCTGTCGGTCGATTGAGGAATGGAACGTGGGTCGATTCTACCCATTCAATTCGACGTCGAGCGAGCCCGAGCACACGTCGTGCGTGGCGCCAGCGCATCGCAACCGCCGCGCGCGGCCCGCGCGGGCAAAAGAAAACCGCCACGCGGGCGGTCTTCATTTCATGCGCGCACGCGCCAGGCGTGCGCCACATGTCGATCAACGCCAGCCGTTGTGGCGGCCGTTATCCCAATGACCGTGATCGCGATCGCCACCCCAGCCGCGGCCATGATGGCGATACCACTCGTCGCGGCCCCAGTAGCGGCGGCCGTCCCAGTAACGGTCGCCGTGCCAGCCGATCACGATCGCCGGTGCCGGCGCGTAGACGGGCGCCGGTGCATACACGGGCGCCGGCTGGTAGACGACCGGCGGAGGCGGCGGTGCATACACGGGCGCGGGCGCGACGTAGACCGGAGCCGGAACGCCGACGTTGATCCCGACATTGACTCCCGCCATTGCTGCGCCCGACACGAGCAAGGCCGTCATACCGGTCAAGAGCGAGGCAACACGCAAAGTCTTCATGGATTCCTCTTCGAGTTGTTTCATGTGTGATTCGACTATAGCGACAAGCGCCGTCGTCGCATATTTCAAGTTTGTAAGAACTGATGCGCAGCATCGCAGCGCGAAGCACCCGCTAACGTCTTGTAACATTTGGTGCCCGGCCCGCCTGGCTGCGCCGGTCGCGGGCCCGCTCCGCCCTTCCTCAGACATCTTTCATCCTCGCCCGCGGTCGTCAAGCGGCACCGCGCACACTCCGCGAGCCGATGCGGGCTCGCGCCACGCTTCGGGTCCTCGCCGACAGGCCGGCGCCCCGCGCCGGCGGACACCTCGCCGCTGCTGGAACTCGTCGGACTCGCGCTCGCGCGCCCCTATACGTTCATCGTCCATGCGCTGCTGATCCTGATCGCCGAGCCGCTCGCGACCGTGCGCACGCCGACTGACATTTTCCCCGACGTCCGGATTCCGGTCATCAGCGTCGTCTGGAACAATGCGGGCCTGCAACCGGCCGACATGGCCGGGCGCATCGTCACGTACCACGAGCGCCCGCTCGGCACGGCGGTCAACGACGTCGCACATCGAGTTGCAGTCGCGCGGCACCCGGCATACGGGCACCCGGCGGCGATGCCCGAATCCGGGTGGGCGTCGCACCGTCACCCGCCCGCATCGAATCTGAACCCGAAGCGCGCAACCGTCTCGATGCGTGCGGAAAACGCGTGCACGGCGAGCTTGCGTCTCAGCCGCACGATCAGTGCGTTGACGGTTTCGGGTTCGATATCCGCCTCGTCCCATGCGTAACGCAGCACGGCATCGCGCCCGACCGGCCGCCCCGCCTCGCGCAGCAGGCATTCGACGACGCGGAATTCCCGCGCGCTCAGCGCCAGCCGCCGGCCCCGCTCCTCCAGCGCGCGCGTGGCCGCGTCAAGCCTCACCGGCTCGCGTCGCGCGACGATGCCCGAGCGGCGCCACAACGCACGCAAGCGTTCGTGCAGTTCAACGAATGAACAAGGTCGAACAAGACATACGTCGCATCCGGCGTGCAGCAGCCGCGCGCGTCGTTCGGGCGTCGCACCGGCGACAAGCACGGCGATGGCCGCACCGCCGGCCGATGCGGCAAGCCGCGGCAATATCTCGAGCGGCACCCCGGCGGCAGTCGCATCGGGTTCGACCAGCACGATTGCGTCGAAGCGGTCCTGCGTCGCCGCGAAGCAGCCGTCGCGCCATCCGTCGACACGCTCGACGCCGTGCATGCTTTCGCGAAACGCCTTGTCGAGTCGCGCCGCTTCCGGCGTCGCGGGAGAAATCAGCAGGATGCGCATCGACCGTGCTCCGGTGCGTTCATCCGAGCGAGCGCGGCCAGCATTCGACCGTGATCGCCGTGCCGGCCGGTTGCGAATCGCCGATCCGCAAAGCAAAGCCGTGTACGCGCACCACCGCCGACACGATGCTCAATCCGAGCCCCGAACCGTGCACGTGACGCGTGCGCTCGCCGCGATAGAAACGCTCGAGCACCGCGTCGCGCTCGTCGGGTGCGATGCCGGGCCCGGTGTCGTCGAACCGCACGAGCGGGCCATTCGGCGTCATGTGGAGCGCAACGCGCACGCGGCCGCCGGGCGGCGTGAACTTGATCGCGTTGTCCGCGAGATTGCTGAACGCCTCGAACAGCAACGCGCGGTCGCCATGAATGCCATCGACGGGCATCGCATCGAGTTCGAACGCTACGCCGCCTACGTCGGCCAGCGGCTCGTACAAATCGAATACGTCGCGCAGCAGCGCCGCGACGTCCACCGCGGCGAAACCGCCGCGCCGGCTCAGCGTCCCGATCTCGGAGATGCGCAGCATCGCGCGAAAGCGCTCGAGCAGCCGGTCGGTTTCATCGCGCGCCGATGCCAGCAGTTGCGCCGACGCCGGATCGTGCGCGCAATGCGGCTGCTCGGCGAGCCGCGCCAGCATCGTATGCACGCGCGCGAGCGGCGTGCGCAGATCGTGTGCGATGCCGTCGCAGGTATGACGCACCTCGCCCATCAGCCGCTCGACTTCGTCGAGCATGTGATTCACGAGATGCGCAAGCAGGTCGAGTTCGTCGTAGCGCCCCACCGGAAGCCGTTTGCCGAGATCGCCCTCGGCGATCTGTCGCGTGACGCGCCGGATCGCCGCGACGCGACGCATCTGCCGCACGCCCAGCATGCTGCCGCCCGCGATGCCCGCGATCAGGATCAGCACCCCGCCGATCACGAGCCCGCGGATCGCGACCTCGCGAATCTGGATGAAATGGGACAGGTCGCGCGCGACCACCAGCGTCATCCCGTTGTCACGGTGCACAACCATCGCGCGCGTGACCAGCGCGGGCTGGCCGTCGAGCCGCACGAGCGTGCGGTCCAGCGTGCGTCCCTGCCGGTCGGCGCGCAGCACCGGCAGCGTCGCGATGTCACCTGCCACGCGGCGCCCGGCCGCGTCGAACAGGCCGTAGAAACTCGTATGCAAGCGTTCATGCTCGAGCCGCTGGTGGATCGCGAGCGGCAGCTCCGCATCGGGAATCGAATCGAAATAGATCAGTTGCCATGCGAGCACTTCGTCGGTGTCGCGCGTCATCGTATGCGTCGCGGCGACGTTGACCACGCCCGCGAGCAACAGCAGCGAAACCGAGAAAATCGCCGCATACGCGCACAGCCAGCGAAACGTCGTCGTATGCCAGCGGCGCGTGAAGTTCGCCGCACGGGTCGCATCCATCCGTGCCCCCGTCATCCGAGCATGTAGCCCGAGCCGCGCACGGTCTGGATCATCGGTGCGACGCCAGGCGGATCGATCTTCTTGCGCAGCCGTCCCATGTGGACATCGATCAGGTTGGTGCCCGGATCGAAGTGATAACCCCACACGGCTTCGAACAGCATCGTGCGCGTGATGGTTTGCCCCGCATTGCGCATCATGAATTCGAGCACGCGAAACTCGGTGGGCAGCAAAGCAATCTCGTCGGCGCCGCGGCGTGCGCGACGTGAAATGAGATCGAGCTCGAGCGCGCCGACCGTCAGCAGCGTTTGCTGTGGCACGCCCGACGCTTGCCGGCGGCGCAACAGCACCTCGATGCGTGCACTCAGCTCGCCCGAATCGAACGGCTTGGTCAGGTAGTCGTCGCCGCCCGCGCGCAGCCCGCGGATGCGCTCGTCGACGTCGCCGAGCGCGCTGAGCATCAACACCGGCGTATCGATGCCGACCGTGCGTATCGCGGTCAGGATCGCGAGGCCGTCCGCGCCCGGCAGCATCCGGTCGAGCGTGATCGCATCGTAGGACGCGCTCATCGCGCGCATCATCCCTTCCCGGCCGTTGTCGATCCAGTCGACTTCGAACCCGCGCGCGGTCAATTCGCCAACGATCTCGTTCGCGGTCACCGCATCGTCTTCGACCGTCAGTACTCGCATGCATGTCCTCGCAATGGATGTCACGACGCGCGCATCCGATGCGCGCGCAACTATCGTAGACGCCTCGATCGCCATCCGGCGGAAGATGAAAATAGCTTCATCCGGCATCGGGCGAGCGCGGGTGAAACATGTTTCATCCGTGCGTCGCCCACATGGCCCCGCACGCCGCGTACGCTGACGTCATGCGGCATCGGGCCGCGAACTCGGGAGCCATTGGATGAAACTGTCGACTACCGTCGCCTGCATGCTGCTCGCATGCGCCAGCACCGCCGCGTTCGCGGCGCCGCACCTGACGCCGCAGGAATGCAGCGCCTACCCGTTCGTTCACACGCGGCACGAAGTCACGCATGCGGATCTCGTGCGCGAGCTGGCCGAACTCGAGCAGGTCGGCTACGAACCCGCACACAGCGGTCCTTACTATCCCGATGATCTCGACGCTGCAAAGCGCCGGCTCGCGGCGGAGTACCGCACGGACTGCATCCATGCGCTGACGGCGGACGCGGGCACGAGCACGCGCTGAAGAGCCGCGCGCACGGCGCGGCAGAAGTGAAAAAAAAGGCGGCACTCGCGTGCCGCCTTTGTTGCGTGAACGCGCATGGATATCGTCCGCTGCGCCGCGATGCCGGTCAGCGCGACATCATGTTCATGCTGACGTTGTGCATCACCCACAGCGTGCCGACGATCAGGATCGCCGCGGTGAGCACGGTGTAGCTGAACGCCATCACGTTCCAGCGCTGGCCGGACGAACCGTTCATGTGCAGGAAGTACACGAGGTGCACGACGATCTGCACGAACGCGAGTACGGCCAGCGCGATCAGCGATGCGTGCGGCGACAGCACGCCGCCCATCACGAGGCCGAACGACGCCGCCGTGAGCAGCACCGACAGGATGAAGCCGGCAACATAGCCGCCGACGCTGCCGTGCCCTTCTTCGAGTTGAGACGAATGCGAATGAGCCATTTAGATCACGCTCGCGAGATAGACAAAGGAAAACACGCAGATCCACACGATGTCGAGGAAGTGCCAGAAGAGGCTGAGGCACGTCAGGCGCCGCAGGTCGCGATCGGTCAGATCGCCGCCGCGCGATACGATCTGCCCGGCGAG
The sequence above is a segment of the Burkholderia diffusa genome. Coding sequences within it:
- a CDS encoding response regulator transcription factor, translated to MRVLTVEDDAVTANEIVGELTARGFEVDWIDNGREGMMRAMSASYDAITLDRMLPGADGLAILTAIRTVGIDTPVLMLSALGDVDERIRGLRAGGDDYLTKPFDSGELSARIEVLLRRRQASGVPQQTLLTVGALELDLISRRARRGADEIALLPTEFRVLEFMMRNAGQTITRTMLFEAVWGYHFDPGTNLIDVHMGRLRKKIDPPGVAPMIQTVRGSGYMLG
- a CDS encoding sensor histidine kinase, with translation MDATRAANFTRRWHTTTFRWLCAYAAIFSVSLLLLAGVVNVAATHTMTRDTDEVLAWQLIYFDSIPDAELPLAIHQRLEHERLHTSFYGLFDAAGRRVAGDIATLPVLRADRQGRTLDRTLVRLDGQPALVTRAMVVHRDNGMTLVVARDLSHFIQIREVAIRGLVIGGVLILIAGIAGGSMLGVRQMRRVAAIRRVTRQIAEGDLGKRLPVGRYDELDLLAHLVNHMLDEVERLMGEVRHTCDGIAHDLRTPLARVHTMLARLAEQPHCAHDPASAQLLASARDETDRLLERFRAMLRISEIGTLSRRGGFAAVDVAALLRDVFDLYEPLADVGGVAFELDAMPVDGIHGDRALLFEAFSNLADNAIKFTPPGGRVRVALHMTPNGPLVRFDDTGPGIAPDERDAVLERFYRGERTRHVHGSGLGLSIVSAVVRVHGFALRIGDSQPAGTAITVECWPRSLG
- a CDS encoding DUF4148 domain-containing protein, whose product is MKLSTTVACMLLACASTAAFAAPHLTPQECSAYPFVHTRHEVTHADLVRELAELEQVGYEPAHSGPYYPDDLDAAKRRLAAEYRTDCIHALTADAGTSTR
- a CDS encoding microcin C ABC transporter permease YejB, with the translated sequence MWSYILKRLLLMIPTLVGVLTLTFAVIQFVPGGPVEQAVQELRKGATEQGATPFGMRAHTGVDAQQLAQLKALYGFDKPPLERYWLMLKRFARFDLGDSYFRHQSVWSLIVQKLPVSISIGLWTFFVTYLISVPLGIAKAVRNGSPFDVATSLVVLIGYAIPGFVLGVLLLVLFGGGSFWQLFPLRGLTSDNFAQLSLAGKVLDYLWHIALPITASVVGSFAVVTMLTKNAFLDEIRKQYVLTARAKGLAERTVLWKHVFRNAMLPLIVGFPAAFIGAFFTGSLLIETLFSLDGLGLLSYESVVRRDYPVVLGTLYLFTLIGLATKLISDLCYVWVDPRIQFDNLER
- a CDS encoding extracellular solute-binding protein, yielding MTKGSPRAATARAVRAAGRTAAAWAIQAILAATAAHAAHAIAQYGEPKYPPGFKHFDYVNPDAPKGGTLVLANPNRLTSFDKFNPFTMRGNPAPGIDLLFESLATGSMDEPASAYGLLADDIAVAPDRRSVTFHLNPRARFSNGDPVTAEDVRFSFDTLKSKLAAPQFGAYFAEIAKAVVVDPATVRFEFRSANRELPLIAGGVPVFSRKWGLRADGSRIPFDQLAFEQPIGSGPYLIERYDNGRTITYRRNPAYWGADLPVRIGTDNFERIVYKLYGDGVARLEAFKAGEYDVLVEYIARNWTRRDVGKRFDSGELVKREFRQHNGAGMQGFFMNLRRPQFRDVRVRQALDLAFDFEWLNRQLFYSAYTRLDSYFADTDLQATGTPGPGELKLLEPLRAQLDPAVFGPMVTQPNTNPPGSLRANLLKARALLAQAGWTYRDGALRNAQGEPFTFEILDDSGAAMEGVVTAYQRNLAKLGIDARFRTADYALLQKRLDAFDYDMTTVRLPGVQVPGAEQFSRYASKFADEPGSDNIIGLKSPAVDTLLHALGTAQTRDDLLDATHALDRVLMHGYYAVPQWYSTTHRIAYKRTLGYPQTLPLYYSAEGWVVSTWWAKPDH
- a CDS encoding response regulator transcription factor; this encodes MRILLISPATPEAARLDKAFRESMHGVERVDGWRDGCFAATQDRFDAIVLVEPDATAAGVPLEILPRLAASAGGAAIAVLVAGATPERRARLLHAGCDVCLVRPCSFVELHERLRALWRRSGIVARREPVRLDAATRALEERGRRLALSAREFRVVECLLREAGRPVGRDAVLRYAWDEADIEPETVNALIVRLRRKLAVHAFSARIETVARFGFRFDAGG
- the cyoD gene encoding cytochrome o ubiquinol oxidase subunit IV encodes the protein MAHSHSSQLEEGHGSVGGYVAGFILSVLLTAASFGLVMGGVLSPHASLIALAVLAFVQIVVHLVYFLHMNGSSGQRWNVMAFSYTVLTAAILIVGTLWVMHNVSMNMMSR